The following proteins are encoded in a genomic region of Arthrobacter jiangjiafuii:
- the polA gene encoding DNA polymerase I: MAFRAFYALPAENFSTDTGQHTNAVYGFTSMLINLIKEEKPTHLAVAFDLDTPTFRSEEYTEYKGGRNKTPEEFHGQVDLIIKVMEAMRIPTLSMDGYEADDILATLAEKASARSWDVMVVSGDRDAFQLVDDRVTVFYPKKGVSDLPRMDAAAVEAKYLVPPDKYSDLAALVGESADNLPGVPGVGPKTAAKWIKQYGGLEGILENLDAIKGKVGDSLRANIEDVKRNRRLNRLLRDLDLPVDLDAMVAQRPDREAVEELFDALQFNALRKRLFDIYGEEETASAGAELTPPAHVVITDAAALKDWIASTNQAKTAVQLVTEGAAGGRDVVGLALVTHTVAAYVPLTEIDADTEQVLAGWLADLDAPKVVHDFKDAYKALAARGLHLAGEVDDTAISGYLIQPDRRSYDLADLSLHHLRMSLATSAPGSNQLQLALEEEDVASPAVMEAFAALALSDHFAGQLVDRGANQLLGGLELPLSEVLAEMELAGIAVSTEKLERLLDDFSATIAQASSEAFSIIGKEINLGSPKQLQVVLFDELGLPKTKKIKTGYSTDADALADLIIKTGGHPFLANLMAYRDATKLRQTVEGLRKAVSDDGRVHTTYVQTAAATGRLSSTNPNLQNIPIRSEEGRRIREVFTVGEGYETLLTADYSQVEMRIMAHLSGDEGLIQAFRDGEDLHRFVGSHIFGVAPEEVTSAMRSKVKAMSYGLVYGLSSFGLSKQLTIPVDEARTLMRDYFDRFGAVRDYLRGVVEQARKDGFTSTIEGRRRYLPDLSSDNRQLREMAERAALNAPIQGSAADIIKKAMLGVDAELKAQGLKSRMLLQVHDELVLEVASGERDAVEKLVREQMASAADLSVPLDVSVGIGVSWHEAGH; encoded by the coding sequence ATGGCGTTCCGTGCCTTCTATGCACTTCCCGCCGAGAATTTCTCCACCGACACCGGTCAGCACACCAACGCCGTCTACGGCTTCACCTCCATGCTGATCAACCTCATCAAGGAGGAGAAGCCCACCCACCTGGCGGTGGCCTTCGACCTCGACACCCCCACCTTCCGCTCCGAGGAGTACACCGAGTACAAGGGCGGCCGGAACAAGACGCCCGAGGAGTTCCACGGCCAGGTGGACCTCATCATCAAGGTGATGGAAGCCATGCGTATCCCTACCCTCTCGATGGACGGATACGAGGCAGACGACATCCTGGCGACCCTGGCCGAGAAGGCCTCGGCCCGGAGCTGGGACGTCATGGTGGTCTCCGGCGACCGGGACGCATTCCAGCTCGTCGATGACCGCGTCACCGTGTTCTACCCGAAAAAGGGTGTCTCCGACCTGCCACGGATGGATGCCGCCGCGGTGGAGGCCAAGTACCTGGTGCCGCCGGACAAGTACTCCGACCTGGCCGCCTTGGTGGGGGAGTCGGCAGACAATCTTCCGGGCGTTCCGGGCGTCGGACCCAAGACCGCAGCCAAGTGGATCAAGCAGTACGGCGGGCTCGAGGGCATCCTGGAGAATCTCGACGCCATCAAGGGCAAGGTCGGAGACTCGCTCCGCGCCAACATTGAAGACGTCAAGCGCAACCGCCGCCTGAACCGGCTGCTCCGCGACCTGGACCTGCCGGTGGATCTCGATGCCATGGTGGCGCAGCGTCCGGACCGCGAAGCGGTCGAGGAACTTTTCGACGCGCTGCAGTTCAACGCCCTGCGCAAGCGGCTCTTCGACATTTACGGTGAGGAGGAAACGGCTTCTGCGGGAGCCGAACTCACCCCTCCCGCGCATGTCGTCATCACAGACGCGGCCGCCCTGAAGGACTGGATCGCTTCCACCAACCAGGCCAAGACCGCCGTCCAGCTGGTGACCGAGGGCGCCGCGGGAGGACGCGACGTCGTCGGCCTCGCCCTGGTGACGCACACCGTGGCCGCTTATGTGCCGCTGACCGAGATCGACGCCGATACCGAGCAGGTGCTCGCCGGCTGGCTCGCGGACCTGGACGCGCCGAAGGTTGTGCATGACTTCAAGGATGCCTACAAGGCGCTGGCCGCCCGCGGACTCCACCTGGCCGGCGAAGTGGATGACACCGCCATTTCCGGCTACCTGATCCAGCCGGACCGGCGCAGCTATGACCTCGCGGACCTGAGCCTGCACCACCTGCGGATGTCCCTGGCCACGTCCGCTCCGGGCTCCAACCAGCTCCAGCTCGCGCTCGAAGAGGAAGATGTTGCTTCCCCGGCCGTGATGGAGGCCTTTGCGGCGCTGGCTCTGAGCGACCACTTCGCCGGCCAGCTGGTGGACCGCGGTGCCAACCAGCTCCTCGGTGGGTTGGAACTGCCGCTCTCCGAGGTCCTGGCCGAAATGGAGCTGGCCGGCATCGCCGTCTCCACTGAAAAGCTGGAACGCCTGCTGGACGATTTCAGTGCAACCATCGCCCAGGCCAGCAGCGAAGCTTTCAGCATCATCGGCAAGGAAATCAACCTTGGCTCTCCGAAGCAGCTGCAGGTGGTGCTCTTTGACGAACTTGGCCTGCCCAAAACCAAGAAGATCAAGACCGGCTACTCCACCGACGCCGATGCCCTTGCGGACCTGATCATCAAAACCGGCGGGCACCCCTTCCTGGCCAACCTGATGGCTTACCGTGATGCCACCAAGCTGCGCCAGACCGTAGAGGGTCTGCGGAAGGCAGTGTCCGACGACGGACGCGTGCACACCACGTACGTGCAGACCGCGGCGGCCACCGGACGCCTGTCCTCAACCAACCCCAACCTGCAGAACATCCCCATCCGGTCCGAGGAAGGCCGGCGCATCCGCGAGGTCTTCACCGTGGGCGAGGGGTACGAAACGCTGCTGACCGCCGACTACTCGCAGGTGGAAATGCGGATCATGGCGCACCTTTCCGGTGACGAGGGCCTGATCCAGGCTTTCCGCGACGGCGAGGACCTGCACCGGTTCGTCGGCTCCCACATTTTCGGTGTCGCGCCGGAGGAAGTCACCAGCGCCATGCGCTCCAAGGTCAAGGCAATGTCCTATGGGCTGGTCTACGGGCTGAGCTCCTTCGGGCTGTCAAAGCAGCTGACCATTCCCGTGGACGAGGCCCGCACCCTGATGCGCGACTACTTCGACCGGTTCGGTGCCGTCCGCGACTACCTGCGCGGCGTCGTCGAGCAGGCCCGCAAGGACGGCTTCACCTCCACCATCGAAGGCCGCCGCCGCTACCTTCCGGACCTCTCCAGCGACAACCGGCAGCTGCGCGAAATGGCCGAACGCGCCGCCCTGAACGCCCCCATCCAGGGTTCCGCAGCGGACATCATCAAGAAGGCCATGCTGGGCGTGGACGCCGAACTGAAGGCGCAGGGCCTGAAATCCCGCATGCTGCTGCAGGTCCATGACGAACTGGTGCTCGAAGTCGCCTCGGGGGAACGGGACGCGGTGGAGAAGCTGGTGCGGGAGCAGATGGCCTCCGCAGCGGACCTGTCCGTCCCACTGGATGTTTCGGTCGGTATTGGTGTCAGCTGGCACGAAGCCGGGCACTAG
- a CDS encoding hotdog fold thioesterase, which translates to MSDNFTPGAGAPSEAPRDYTEELVAAGIPSEMHGWLSAHGPGSLVVKLGIRFTEMSAERLVATMPVEGNQQVAGILHGGAHLVLAETLGSFGAAIHGGPGRQALGIELNATHHRAVASGLVTGTATAIHLGGTLVTHEIVMTDEQGRRLSTARMTNMLRDAR; encoded by the coding sequence ATGAGCGACAATTTCACGCCGGGCGCCGGCGCCCCCTCCGAGGCTCCCCGGGACTACACGGAGGAGCTGGTGGCGGCTGGGATCCCGTCCGAGATGCACGGTTGGTTGAGCGCTCACGGCCCTGGATCCCTGGTGGTGAAGCTGGGTATCAGGTTCACCGAGATGTCGGCGGAACGACTGGTGGCCACGATGCCGGTGGAGGGCAACCAGCAGGTGGCCGGCATCCTTCACGGCGGTGCCCATCTGGTACTGGCCGAGACTTTGGGCTCGTTCGGTGCCGCGATTCATGGTGGTCCCGGGCGGCAGGCCTTGGGGATTGAACTCAACGCAACCCACCACCGCGCGGTTGCGTCCGGACTCGTGACCGGTACTGCGACTGCAATCCATCTCGGCGGAACCCTGGTGACCCACGAGATTGTCATGACCGACGAGCAGGGACGCCGGCTCAGCACCGCCCGGATGACGAACATGCTCCGGGACGCCCGCTAG
- a CDS encoding HNH endonuclease produces the protein MEPPLQTAAFNPAAGDPAGVRRADANPAQLIDQIRALEELKAAASAAQVRVTAVFDALTRQAQATAGLKADQLGKGVGAQIGLARRESPNRGTRMLGISRILTREMPHTLHALTRGVINEWRATILVKETACLSLEDRQRIDEQVAGNLAELESLGDNQLIARTKTLSYALDPHSVVNRASKAASERYVSCRPAPDTMTYLTGLLPVAQGVGVFAALTREADRLRAAGDSRTKGQIMADTLVERVTGRAKAEDVRVQVQLVMTDRALLAGSAEPAVLPGYGMVPAQFARDLVRKTGSRTDKATRTWLRRLYTEPSTGQLVGMDSLARLVPEGLARFIAVRDQVCRMPWCGAPIRHFDHIKPFRDGGTTSAENIQGLCEACNQAKEAPGWSAAVVTQPAPGNTGAAAATRHTVETITPTGHRYGSTSPPLPGATESAQSESDSNEHLFNESVSAAEAIIRPFTVVPHPDGLFPLQFIDLRAA, from the coding sequence ATGGAACCCCCGCTGCAGACAGCTGCCTTCAACCCTGCGGCTGGAGACCCAGCCGGAGTGAGGCGGGCGGACGCCAACCCGGCTCAACTCATCGATCAGATCCGGGCCTTGGAGGAGTTGAAGGCAGCTGCCTCAGCGGCGCAGGTCCGGGTCACCGCGGTCTTTGACGCCCTGACCCGGCAGGCCCAGGCCACAGCCGGGTTGAAGGCCGATCAACTCGGTAAAGGGGTCGGGGCTCAGATCGGGCTGGCGCGGCGGGAGTCTCCGAACCGCGGCACCCGGATGCTTGGCATTTCCCGGATCCTGACCCGGGAAATGCCGCATACGCTGCACGCCCTGACCCGGGGAGTGATCAACGAGTGGCGGGCCACCATCCTGGTGAAGGAAACCGCCTGCCTGTCCCTGGAAGACCGGCAGCGCATCGATGAGCAGGTCGCCGGGAACCTGGCCGAGCTGGAATCCCTGGGGGATAACCAGTTGATTGCCCGGACCAAGACCCTCTCCTACGCCCTGGATCCGCACAGCGTGGTGAACCGGGCGTCCAAGGCGGCCTCGGAACGGTATGTGTCCTGCCGTCCGGCACCGGACACCATGACGTATCTGACCGGGCTGTTGCCGGTCGCCCAGGGCGTGGGGGTGTTTGCGGCGCTCACGCGGGAAGCGGACCGGCTGCGGGCGGCCGGGGATTCCCGCACGAAGGGCCAGATCATGGCCGACACCCTGGTGGAGCGGGTCACCGGCCGGGCGAAGGCCGAGGATGTGCGGGTTCAGGTGCAGCTGGTGATGACGGACCGGGCCTTGTTGGCCGGGTCCGCGGAGCCGGCGGTGCTGCCCGGATACGGGATGGTTCCGGCGCAGTTCGCCCGGGATTTGGTGCGGAAGACAGGCAGCCGCACTGATAAGGCCACCCGGACTTGGCTGCGGCGGCTGTACACGGAGCCCTCCACCGGCCAGCTGGTCGGGATGGACTCCCTGGCGCGGCTGGTGCCGGAGGGTTTGGCACGGTTCATTGCGGTCCGGGACCAGGTTTGCCGGATGCCGTGGTGCGGGGCGCCGATCCGGCACTTCGACCACATCAAACCATTCCGCGACGGCGGCACAACCAGCGCAGAAAATATCCAGGGCTTATGCGAGGCCTGCAACCAGGCCAAGGAAGCACCGGGCTGGAGCGCGGCCGTGGTGACACAACCCGCTCCTGGCAACACGGGCGCAGCAGCCGCAACCAGGCACACGGTCGAGACCATCACACCCACCGGACACCGCTACGGATCCACGTCACCACCGCTGCCAGGAGCCACGGAGTCTGCTCAGTCCGAATCCGACTCCAATGAGCACCTCTTTAATGAGTCAGTCTCCGCAGCGGAGGCAATCATTAGACCGTTCACCGTTGTTCCGCATCCGGACGGGCTGTTTCCGTTGCAGTTCATCGATTTGCGGGCGGCATGA
- a CDS encoding dihydrofolate reductase family protein, whose protein sequence is MATTVYHVAASLDGYLTGPRPAAGLQAAGPATGVEDGGDWLSIVDPASVGAIVMGAQTYRSFIEENPAAWAFGTIPAWIFTHHEFPGIPGADITFVRGDVAEFHPDIAHDAGVKDIGLIGGGNLAAQFLDSGLLDEVVLTLVPVVLGGGRPMLPVSNATDFAVLSGSRSHGPGLVELHYSFAR, encoded by the coding sequence ATGGCCACGACTGTTTATCATGTTGCTGCGTCCCTTGACGGCTATCTAACCGGGCCACGGCCGGCAGCGGGGCTCCAAGCAGCGGGCCCTGCGACGGGCGTGGAGGATGGCGGAGACTGGCTGTCGATTGTTGATCCGGCGTCGGTTGGGGCCATTGTCATGGGGGCGCAGACCTACCGGTCGTTCATCGAGGAAAACCCGGCCGCCTGGGCGTTCGGCACCATTCCTGCCTGGATCTTTACGCATCATGAGTTTCCCGGAATTCCGGGTGCCGATATCACCTTCGTCCGCGGTGACGTTGCCGAATTCCATCCGGATATTGCACACGATGCAGGCGTCAAGGACATCGGACTGATCGGCGGTGGCAACCTTGCCGCGCAGTTCCTGGATTCCGGACTCCTGGACGAGGTGGTGCTGACCCTTGTCCCCGTGGTCTTGGGCGGTGGGCGTCCGATGCTGCCGGTCAGCAATGCCACGGATTTCGCGGTCCTTTCCGGCAGTCGTTCCCACGGACCCGGGTTGGTCGAGCTGCACTATTCCTTTGCGCGTTAA
- a CDS encoding alkene reductase has product MTLGALELPNRLIMAPLTRTRSGRDGVPTALMAEHYSQRASLGLIVSEGTYTSFTAQGFTGQPGLVTDEQIAGWKNVTDAVHAAGGRIVAQLMHAGRVSHPGITGGRELVAPSAIAIDGMTHTYEGKQPYPVPHALTTGELPGVVAEFAAAAVAAMKAGFDGVELHGANGYLLHEFLSAESNQRTDMYGGSPDNRARFVVEVYQAVAEAIGADRTGLRISPEHNIQGALETNPAEVLATYTALVRGIAPLKPAFLSILHQDPSDILVQELRKAFGGPVLLNSGFGMVTTREEAIGLLANDLCDGVVVGRPALANPDLVHRWQEDLPLNPMDPSTFYTQGAAGYTDYPEYATAS; this is encoded by the coding sequence ATGACCCTGGGCGCTCTTGAACTGCCCAACCGCCTGATCATGGCTCCGCTGACCCGCACCCGCAGCGGCCGGGACGGCGTCCCGACGGCGCTGATGGCCGAGCACTACAGCCAGCGTGCGTCCCTGGGCCTGATCGTCAGCGAGGGAACCTATACGTCGTTCACGGCCCAGGGCTTCACGGGCCAGCCCGGGCTTGTCACGGACGAGCAGATTGCCGGCTGGAAGAATGTCACTGACGCGGTCCACGCGGCCGGCGGACGCATTGTCGCCCAGCTGATGCATGCGGGCCGCGTGAGCCACCCCGGCATCACCGGAGGCCGCGAGCTTGTGGCTCCCAGTGCCATCGCAATTGACGGCATGACCCACACCTATGAAGGCAAGCAGCCCTACCCGGTGCCGCACGCCCTGACAACGGGCGAGCTGCCCGGCGTCGTCGCCGAGTTCGCCGCGGCGGCCGTCGCGGCCATGAAAGCAGGGTTCGACGGCGTCGAGCTCCACGGTGCCAACGGTTACCTGCTGCACGAATTCCTCTCGGCGGAATCCAATCAGCGGACAGATATGTACGGCGGCTCGCCCGACAACCGCGCCCGCTTCGTCGTCGAGGTCTACCAGGCAGTTGCCGAAGCCATCGGCGCAGACCGTACCGGACTTCGCATTTCCCCTGAACACAATATCCAGGGCGCCCTGGAAACCAATCCTGCCGAGGTCCTGGCCACATACACAGCATTGGTGCGGGGAATCGCTCCGCTGAAGCCGGCGTTCCTGAGCATCCTGCACCAGGACCCGTCCGACATCCTGGTCCAGGAACTGCGCAAGGCCTTCGGCGGACCGGTGCTGCTGAATTCGGGCTTCGGCATGGTCACCACCCGCGAGGAAGCCATTGGCCTGCTCGCCAATGACCTGTGCGACGGCGTAGTGGTGGGCCGTCCTGCCCTCGCCAACCCTGACCTGGTGCACCGCTGGCAGGAAGACCTGCCGCTGAACCCCATGGACCCCTCCACCTTCTACACGCAGGGCGCAGCCGGTTACACGGACTACCCGGAGTACGCCACAGCTTCCTAG
- a CDS encoding inorganic phosphate transporter has translation MDLTLMVALVIALALFFDFTNGFHDTANAMATPIATGAIKPKNAVALAAVLNLVGAFMSTEVAKTISGGIIREGDGGIQITPVMIFAGLLGAVIWNLITWLLGLPSSSSHALFGGLIGAAIVGAGFGSVDYSVLLSKVILPAFIAPAIALSVAYLATRLAYSITRRHDADSGDKLPRKRGGFRYAQIFSSSLVALAHGTNDAQKTMGVITLVLISGGFQVVGTGPVFWVVAACAVAIAAGTYAGGWRIIRTMGTGLTDVKPAQGFAAETSTAAAILTSTHLGMALSTTQVASGSVIGSGLGRKGAEVRWGTARRIAGGWLLTLPAAAVMGAAAAAVASIGTVGVIIDGVLGLAIMLFIFFRSRTNRVGHDNAVSNIDTAGGAVRIKKRKSRTKSAAAARTKNADRTKIKENSK, from the coding sequence GTGGATCTCACCCTCATGGTGGCGCTGGTGATCGCGCTTGCTTTATTCTTCGACTTCACCAACGGCTTTCACGACACAGCCAACGCAATGGCAACGCCCATTGCTACCGGCGCGATCAAGCCGAAGAACGCTGTGGCACTTGCCGCAGTCCTGAACCTGGTGGGCGCTTTCATGTCCACCGAAGTCGCCAAGACCATTTCCGGAGGCATCATCCGGGAAGGTGACGGCGGCATCCAAATTACTCCGGTGATGATTTTCGCCGGACTCCTTGGCGCCGTGATCTGGAACCTGATTACCTGGCTCCTCGGGCTGCCCAGCAGTTCCTCGCATGCACTGTTTGGAGGCCTGATCGGTGCCGCCATTGTTGGCGCCGGCTTTGGTTCCGTGGACTACTCGGTGCTGTTGTCCAAGGTGATCCTGCCGGCCTTTATTGCCCCGGCGATTGCCTTGAGCGTGGCGTACCTGGCAACCAGGCTCGCCTACTCCATCACGCGCCGGCACGATGCAGATTCCGGGGACAAGCTGCCCCGCAAGCGCGGCGGCTTCCGCTACGCCCAGATCTTCTCCTCCTCCTTGGTCGCACTGGCCCACGGCACCAACGACGCGCAGAAGACCATGGGTGTCATCACCCTGGTGCTGATTTCCGGCGGGTTCCAGGTAGTCGGCACCGGTCCGGTGTTCTGGGTTGTCGCAGCTTGTGCAGTCGCAATTGCTGCCGGCACCTACGCCGGTGGCTGGCGCATCATCCGCACCATGGGCACCGGCCTGACCGACGTCAAGCCGGCTCAGGGCTTCGCTGCCGAGACCAGCACCGCCGCAGCGATCCTGACCTCGACCCACCTTGGCATGGCGCTTTCGACCACGCAGGTCGCTTCGGGGTCCGTTATCGGTTCAGGCCTTGGCCGCAAGGGCGCCGAGGTCCGCTGGGGAACTGCCCGCCGGATCGCCGGCGGCTGGCTGCTGACCCTTCCCGCTGCCGCCGTTATGGGCGCCGCAGCGGCCGCCGTCGCCAGCATCGGCACGGTCGGCGTGATTATTGACGGCGTCCTTGGCCTGGCCATCATGCTGTTTATCTTCTTCCGGTCCCGCACCAACCGCGTCGGCCATGACAACGCCGTCAGCAACATCGATACCGCCGGGGGAGCCGTACGCATCAAGAAGCGCAAGTCCCGCACCAAGAGCGCCGCAGCGGCCCGCACCAAGAATGCAGACCGCACCAAGATCAAGGAGAACTCAAAGTGA
- a CDS encoding MFS transporter, producing the protein MTGRKYPDWVVITTLACGGVVVSLEKTAVVPLLPEYPRIFGLSSDDVSWMVTITLLTAAVATPIVSRLADMYGKRRMLLLAMAMMVAGSLTAAVGGTFAWALVGRGLQGFGGAVIPVGISILRDALPQRKIAAAVSLMSASFGIGSALGLPLAGLIYERLGWRATFWVVGVIAALLIVAVVVFVPESRVRSPGRFDYQGAFLLSGAMTALLLAITKGGVWGWTSDQVLGLLAATAVLLGLWFPLELRKGQPLVDLRTSARRPVLLTNVAAVLVGFSMYANMLITTQQLQLSPETGYGFGFSVLVAGLTMIPSGLAMVAAAPLSARVTNTFGAKTTLVAGCAIMAAGYLCRMVLVHTATGIIIGAVIVSVGTAIAMAAMPTIIMSNVPLTDTAAANGVNTLLRSVGTSTCSAAAATILASITMVAGERVFPALDAFRLIFALAGFAALAATGIACLIPRSTRRESTHPQLHAAPGRHQPPQAGSKQEVMVAGALLAADGRTAVPGGIVTALDEDGEPVDWDRAGDDGRYAVVLPGSGRYLLVATQRQWRPVSGILTVPGGAEVARHDISFSERLVLTGQVRHNRRPVGGALVSLVGPENRNTAAVRADRRGNYELELPRPGTYVLTVVEPDGITTHTRRVLLPAPGTVIDVELGNESPTTGLRI; encoded by the coding sequence GTGACCGGCCGAAAGTATCCGGACTGGGTGGTCATAACCACCCTGGCCTGCGGCGGCGTCGTCGTCTCCCTGGAAAAGACGGCGGTGGTTCCGCTGCTGCCGGAGTATCCCCGGATTTTTGGCCTCTCCAGCGACGACGTCTCCTGGATGGTCACCATCACGCTGCTGACCGCCGCCGTGGCCACGCCGATCGTCTCCCGGCTCGCGGACATGTACGGCAAGCGGCGGATGCTGCTGCTGGCTATGGCGATGATGGTGGCCGGGTCATTAACCGCTGCCGTCGGTGGGACCTTCGCTTGGGCGCTGGTCGGGCGCGGGCTGCAGGGTTTCGGTGGAGCGGTGATTCCGGTGGGGATCAGCATCCTGCGCGATGCCCTGCCGCAGCGCAAAATCGCCGCTGCCGTGTCATTGATGAGTGCGAGCTTCGGGATCGGCAGCGCGTTGGGCCTTCCGCTGGCGGGGCTCATCTATGAGCGGCTTGGCTGGCGGGCAACGTTCTGGGTTGTCGGCGTGATCGCGGCGTTGCTGATCGTAGCCGTGGTGGTGTTTGTGCCTGAATCCCGGGTGCGGAGTCCGGGGCGCTTTGATTACCAGGGAGCGTTCCTGCTGTCCGGAGCCATGACCGCCCTGCTGCTGGCGATCACCAAGGGCGGCGTCTGGGGATGGACCAGCGACCAGGTTCTGGGTTTGCTCGCAGCCACCGCCGTGCTGCTGGGATTGTGGTTTCCCCTGGAGCTGCGCAAGGGTCAGCCCCTGGTGGACCTGCGGACCTCCGCCCGCCGGCCGGTCCTGTTGACCAACGTGGCAGCGGTCCTGGTGGGCTTTTCCATGTACGCGAACATGCTGATCACCACGCAGCAGCTACAGCTGTCCCCGGAAACCGGGTACGGCTTCGGGTTCAGCGTGCTGGTGGCGGGGCTGACCATGATCCCCTCGGGGCTGGCGATGGTGGCTGCGGCACCGCTGTCCGCGCGCGTCACCAACACCTTTGGTGCGAAGACCACCCTGGTGGCAGGGTGCGCCATCATGGCGGCCGGTTATCTGTGCCGGATGGTGCTGGTGCACACTGCCACGGGGATCATTATCGGAGCGGTGATTGTCTCGGTGGGAACGGCCATTGCCATGGCGGCCATGCCGACCATCATCATGAGTAACGTTCCACTTACGGACACCGCTGCCGCCAACGGCGTGAACACCCTGCTCCGGTCGGTCGGGACTTCCACCTGCAGCGCTGCAGCAGCCACCATTCTCGCCTCCATCACCATGGTGGCGGGGGAGAGGGTCTTCCCGGCACTGGATGCCTTCCGCCTGATCTTCGCCCTCGCCGGTTTCGCGGCGCTCGCAGCCACCGGCATTGCCTGCCTGATTCCCCGCTCCACCCGCCGGGAGTCCACCCACCCGCAGTTGCATGCAGCCCCGGGCAGGCACCAGCCGCCACAGGCCGGATCCAAGCAGGAGGTCATGGTGGCCGGTGCCCTGCTTGCCGCAGACGGCCGCACTGCGGTTCCCGGCGGCATCGTCACCGCGCTGGATGAGGACGGCGAGCCGGTGGACTGGGACCGGGCGGGCGACGACGGCCGATACGCCGTCGTTCTGCCGGGGAGCGGGCGCTATCTGCTGGTGGCGACGCAGCGGCAGTGGCGGCCCGTCTCGGGCATCCTGACGGTTCCCGGCGGGGCTGAAGTCGCCAGGCATGACATCAGCTTTTCCGAGCGGCTGGTCTTGACGGGGCAGGTGCGCCACAACCGGCGCCCGGTCGGCGGGGCGCTGGTGAGCCTGGTCGGGCCGGAGAACCGGAACACCGCGGCCGTCCGGGCCGACCGCCGCGGGAACTACGAACTGGAACTGCCCCGCCCGGGGACCTACGTACTGACAGTGGTGGAGCCCGACGGCATCACTACCCACACCCGGCGCGTGCTGCTGCCGGCACCGGGCACCGTGATCGACGTCGAACTCGGCAATGAAAGCCCCACCACCGGGCTGCGGATCTAA
- a CDS encoding Hsp20/alpha crystallin family protein, with the protein MAGLARRDRFELPEPVRKFFEGDWEVPAFPVEEYRDGTTMVVKAELPNIDPDKDLDVTVSEGVLHIRGERREQTEHKSKNGYRSEFHYGSFTRDIPLPAGCSQDSVSASYNDGVLEVRIPVPDVGTSTTKVPISRG; encoded by the coding sequence ATGGCTGGACTTGCACGGCGTGACCGGTTTGAACTGCCCGAACCGGTCCGCAAATTCTTCGAAGGCGACTGGGAGGTTCCGGCGTTCCCCGTGGAGGAATACCGGGACGGCACCACCATGGTGGTGAAGGCCGAGCTGCCCAACATCGACCCGGACAAGGACCTGGACGTGACGGTGAGCGAGGGCGTTCTGCACATCCGCGGTGAGCGCCGGGAGCAGACGGAACACAAGAGCAAAAACGGCTACCGCTCGGAGTTCCACTATGGCTCCTTCACCCGCGATATTCCGCTGCCCGCCGGCTGCAGCCAGGATAGCGTCTCGGCTTCCTATAACGACGGCGTCCTGGAAGTGAGGATTCCGGTGCCGGACGTCGGTACCTCCACCACCAAGGTGCCCATCTCCCGGGGTTAG